From Diadema setosum chromosome 5, eeDiaSeto1, whole genome shotgun sequence, the proteins below share one genomic window:
- the LOC140229136 gene encoding GDP-L-fucose synthase-like, with protein sequence MSEEKKARAEKVILVTGGSGLVGKAIERVANEQKMPDEEWIFVSSKDADLRSEEETAALFAKYKPTHVIHLAAMVGGLFYNLKQNLDFWRVNIKINDNVLHSAYKNGVKKVVSCLSTCIFPDKTTYPIDETMIHNGPPHNSNFGYSYSKRMIDVQNKAYHNQHGCRFTAVIPTNVFGQWDNFNLEHGHVIPGLMHKVYVAKRDGTPLVIWGTGKPLRQFIYSYDLARLFVWVLREYEEVDPIILSVGEEDEVSIKQCAEHVVKAFDFKGEVVYDTTKSDGQFKKTASNAKLRTYLPDFKFTPIDQALKETVDWFVENYDIARK encoded by the exons ATGTCTGAAGAGAAGAAAGCTCGTGCAGAGAAGGTTATCCTCGTCACTGGAGGCTCAGGACTGGTTGGAAAAGCGATTGAGAGAGTGGCAAACGAGCAGAAAATGCCAGATGAAGAGTGGATCTTTGTATCATCAAAGGATGCTGACCTGAG GTCAGAGGAGGAAACTGCTGCCCTCTTTGCCAAATACAAGCCCACACACGTGATCCACCTTGCTGCGATGGTTGGCGGTCTCTTCTACAATCTCAAGCAGAACCTGGACTTCTGG AGAGTGAACATCAAGATCAACGACAACGTTCTGCACAGTGCCTACAAGAACGGCGTCAAGAAAGTCGTGTCCTGCCTCTCCACATGCATCTTCCCAGACAAGACGACGTACCCCATCGACGAGACCATGATTCACAACGGACCCCCACACAACTCCAACTTTGGCTACTCCTACTCGAAGCGGATGATCGACGTCCAGAACAA AGCCTACCACAACCAGCATGGCTGCCGATTTACCGCTGTCATTCCCACCAATGTATTCGGGCAGTGGGACAACTTTAACCTGGAACATGGCCATGTGATCCCGGGACTTATGCATAAAGTCTACGTCGCCAAGC GTGATGGAACACCACTCGTTATCTGGGGCACTGGTAAGCCTCTACGTCAATTCATCTACTCCTACGACCTGGCACGCCTCTTTGTGTGGGTGCTGCGAGAATATGAAGAGGTGGATCCCATCATCCTGTCGGTAGGCGAGGAGGATGAGGTGTCCATCAAGCAGTGCGCAGAACATGTCGTCAAGGCTTTTGATTTCAAAGGAGAGGTGGTC TATGACACAACAAAGTCAGATGGCCAGTTCAAGAAGACAGCCAGTAATGCCAAGCTGAGGACCTATCTACCAGACTTCAAGTTTACACCTATAGACCAAG caTTGAAAGAAACGGTCGACTGGTTTGTGGAAAATTATGACATTGCTCGCAAGTAG